A single window of Rubripirellula lacrimiformis DNA harbors:
- a CDS encoding type 1 glutamine amidotransferase domain-containing protein, with the protein MTHNELPIQGQSVLILTGEIYEDLELWYPKLRLEEAGGKVVLAGPDANTHYNGKHGYPCTSDTAIADMRADDFDALVVPGGFMPDKLRRDKAVLDLVRAFDAAKKPIAAICHGGWIPISAGVYKDVRVTGSPGIRDDLVNAGAIYEDASVVVDGHHVTSRRPDDLPDFCRELLALMSA; encoded by the coding sequence ATGACCCACAATGAATTGCCCATCCAGGGTCAATCGGTATTGATTTTGACGGGCGAAATCTACGAAGACCTGGAACTGTGGTATCCCAAGCTGCGGCTGGAAGAGGCCGGCGGCAAAGTCGTCCTGGCGGGCCCCGATGCCAATACCCACTACAACGGCAAACACGGCTACCCGTGCACCAGCGATACAGCCATTGCGGACATGCGGGCTGATGACTTTGATGCGTTGGTCGTCCCGGGCGGCTTCATGCCCGACAAACTGCGACGCGACAAGGCGGTCCTGGATCTGGTCCGGGCCTTTGATGCGGCCAAGAAACCGATCGCTGCGATTTGCCACGGCGGTTGGATCCCGATTTCGGCGGGAGTCTACAAGGACGTTCGTGTTACCGGTTCCCCCGGCATTCGCGACGACTTGGTCAACGCCGGAGCCATCTACGAGGACGCGTCGGTTGTGGTCGACGGGCACCACGTCACCAGTCGTCGCCCCGATGACCTGCCAGATTTCTGCCGCGAACTTTTGGCATTGATGTCCGCCTAG
- a CDS encoding P-II family nitrogen regulator, whose protein sequence is MKFVIAIVQPGKLESIKASLSKVEVVRLTVLECQGFGRQRGKTGAHVGRDSSVNLLRKTQLQIAVNDEFVQPTVDAIIEGGRSDGDGEIGDGKIFVLPMDDCIRIRTGETGNEAI, encoded by the coding sequence GTGAAGTTCGTCATCGCTATCGTCCAACCGGGCAAACTGGAATCGATCAAAGCCTCGCTCAGCAAAGTGGAGGTCGTTCGATTGACGGTGCTTGAATGTCAAGGATTCGGCCGCCAACGCGGCAAGACAGGTGCACACGTTGGTCGCGACTCCAGCGTCAACCTGTTGCGTAAAACTCAATTGCAAATTGCCGTCAACGACGAATTCGTTCAGCCAACGGTCGATGCGATCATCGAAGGCGGACGGTCCGATGGTGATGGCGAAATCGGCGACGGCAAGATCTTTGTGCTGCCCATGGACGACTGCATCCGCATCCGAACCGGTGAAACAGGAAACGAAGCGATATGA
- a CDS encoding ammonium transporter, with product MLTCLVLGGIMGVSLATGTQAYAQDEVAVETVVADDVVADEVAAEEGAADETDLGVGYALDNVMLFFCAVLVLFMQAGFAMVEVGLNSAKNTVNILSKNVMDLAVGALLFFFVGFGLMYPGSYGEVSNAYFSFGGTGIYEDASLERTFSPQVDWLFQAVFAATAATIVSGAVAGRMKFSAYMVYSALLTGLIYPISGYWKWGGGWLMQFGELVDGEYTMAFQDFAGSAVVHAVGGFAGLAGAMILGPRLGRFTADGKSVPLPGHNIAFAALGVFILWVGWYGFNPGSQLAFQGTGDIDATVFIAVNTTLAAAAGAVVATMLSWVMFSKPDLTMSLNGALGGLVGITACCDAFTNGWSMVVGGVAGGLVVLGVIILDKAKIDDPVGAWPVHGLCGVWGCMSLGILPNTHLESGATSFAIQLIGTASICAWAFVTMGAVFLALKAMGMLRVSAVEEQAGLDISEHGMHAYPSDAIAGGSIT from the coding sequence ATGCTCACATGTTTGGTCCTAGGGGGGATCATGGGCGTCAGTCTGGCGACTGGCACACAAGCGTACGCACAAGACGAAGTAGCGGTTGAGACAGTCGTTGCCGACGATGTGGTCGCCGATGAAGTCGCAGCCGAAGAGGGTGCGGCTGACGAGACAGATTTGGGCGTCGGCTATGCACTCGACAACGTGATGTTGTTCTTCTGTGCGGTCTTGGTGCTGTTCATGCAAGCCGGATTCGCGATGGTCGAAGTCGGACTCAATTCAGCCAAAAACACTGTCAACATTCTATCCAAAAACGTGATGGATTTGGCGGTCGGTGCACTGCTGTTCTTCTTTGTCGGGTTCGGGTTGATGTACCCGGGTTCGTACGGCGAAGTCAGCAACGCCTACTTCAGTTTCGGTGGAACCGGAATCTATGAAGACGCTAGCCTGGAACGCACGTTCTCGCCACAAGTCGACTGGTTGTTCCAAGCGGTCTTCGCAGCAACCGCCGCGACGATCGTCTCGGGTGCGGTTGCCGGCCGAATGAAGTTCAGTGCTTACATGGTCTACAGCGCCTTGCTGACCGGTCTGATCTATCCGATCAGCGGCTACTGGAAGTGGGGCGGCGGCTGGTTGATGCAGTTCGGTGAACTGGTCGACGGTGAATACACCATGGCATTTCAAGACTTTGCTGGTTCAGCAGTGGTTCACGCGGTCGGCGGATTCGCTGGCCTTGCCGGTGCGATGATCTTGGGCCCACGATTGGGTCGCTTCACCGCCGACGGCAAGAGCGTTCCCCTACCGGGTCACAACATCGCCTTTGCGGCACTTGGCGTGTTCATCCTGTGGGTGGGATGGTATGGATTCAACCCTGGTAGCCAACTGGCTTTCCAAGGCACTGGCGACATTGACGCTACCGTGTTCATCGCGGTCAACACAACTTTGGCAGCAGCTGCCGGTGCGGTTGTCGCCACCATGCTTAGCTGGGTCATGTTCAGCAAGCCTGACCTGACGATGAGCCTGAACGGGGCACTTGGCGGATTGGTTGGCATCACGGCTTGCTGTGACGCATTCACCAACGGTTGGTCGATGGTTGTCGGCGGCGTGGCCGGCGGCTTGGTCGTCCTGGGCGTGATCATCCTGGACAAGGCAAAGATCGACGATCCAGTGGGTGCTTGGCCTGTGCACGGACTGTGCGGTGTTTGGGGATGCATGTCCCTAGGCATCCTGCCGAACACTCACTTGGAAAGCGGTGCTACTAGCTTCGCAATTCAACTGATCGGAACCGCGTCGATCTGTGCTTGGGCATTCGTGACGATGGGAGCTGTGTTCTTGGCCCTGAAGGCAATGGGAATGCTGCGAGTATCGGCAGTCGAAGAACAAGCTGGTTTGGACATCTCGGAGCACGGCATGCACGCCTACCCTTCGGATGCCATCGCTGGCGGATCGATCACTTAA